In one Vibrio rarus genomic region, the following are encoded:
- the putA gene encoding bifunctional proline dehydrogenase/L-glutamate gamma-semialdehyde dehydrogenase PutA, with protein sequence MFTASSVLSSDFINQPKDVLWSNISPMYMVDESSWLNELLELATPSKAEKERIKRQTTWLIEAIRKDKRSIQMIDALLLEYSLDTQEGILLMCLAEALMRIPDTETADALIKDKLTVADWKSHLSQSDSVFVNASTWGLMLTGKVVGINKTETTSPSSAISTLMNKMSEPVIRKAMHQAMKVMGHQFVLGRNIVEAQKNGAALRKQGFTHSFDMLGEAALTADDAAKYFNDYLLAIESVGSNNLAKKTATKACHHPAPSISIKLSALHPRYEVANQQRVLTELHDTLLKLLSRAIALDVAITIDAEEADRLELSLKLFEKVYNNEQVKGWGKFGLVIQAYSKRCLPVLVWVNALAKEQGDIIPLRLVKGAYWDSEIKWSQQGGYANYPVFTRKEATDMSYLACARFLLSEGVRGNIFPQFASHNAHTVTAIAEMAEHSDYEFQRLHGMGDSLYHHVMEKYAQPVRIYAPVGSHKDLLPYLVRRLLENGANSSFVHRLVDARCPVESLTHHPVDTLLANNTLHNDHIPLPPHIFDQRANSMGINIDVDSELEPFDRQVKGFLSKQWVGGSIINGELIDGTMIKAVKVFAPFDREQVVGKISFAHLDHVSKAVSVAQSGLDTWRNAPLTRRAQCLYTLADKLEENLPELVALCHMEAGKTIHDCIDEVREAVDFCRYYADMANELGPESIQGFDGNLQWCERHGQGVFVCISPWNFPLAIFLGQITAALVAGNTVVAKPAEQTSLIATRTVEIMLQCGFPANVIQLVTGRGAEVGAALTSHPAIAGVAFTGSTATAHRINLSLAERDSQPVPFIAETGGQNAMIVDSTALPEQVVRDVVRSAFASAGQRCSALRVLFVQKDIAPRIMALIQGAMQELNVGVPYLHSTDVGPVIDEAAQQKLLQHIEKMRKTEKVIAQVSISDECQKGVFVAPTAIEISDISLLEEEQFGPIMHIVQFSANELAEVVEKINATGFGLTMGIHSRNETTYRWIEQNARVGNCYINRDQVGAVVGVQPFGGQGLSGTGPKAGGPHYLYRFTQHVCRERHTSTTTLESHFSETDDQGV encoded by the coding sequence ATGTTTACGGCATCTAGTGTTTTAAGTTCCGACTTCATTAATCAACCTAAAGACGTTTTATGGTCGAATATTTCTCCTATGTATATGGTAGATGAGTCGAGCTGGTTAAATGAATTGTTAGAATTAGCGACGCCTTCAAAAGCAGAGAAAGAACGCATAAAAAGGCAAACTACGTGGTTAATTGAAGCTATTCGTAAGGATAAGCGGTCAATTCAGATGATAGATGCATTACTGCTAGAATACAGTTTAGATACCCAAGAAGGGATTTTATTGATGTGTTTAGCAGAAGCACTGATGCGAATTCCTGATACTGAAACGGCCGATGCCTTAATAAAAGATAAGCTAACCGTTGCAGATTGGAAGTCCCATTTAAGCCAGTCGGATTCCGTATTTGTTAATGCCTCTACGTGGGGGTTGATGCTGACTGGTAAAGTAGTGGGCATTAACAAAACTGAAACAACCAGTCCGAGTTCTGCTATCTCAACGTTAATGAATAAAATGTCAGAACCGGTGATCCGCAAGGCAATGCATCAGGCTATGAAGGTGATGGGGCATCAGTTTGTGTTAGGGCGCAATATTGTAGAGGCGCAAAAAAACGGCGCGGCATTACGCAAGCAAGGCTTTACTCACTCTTTTGATATGTTGGGTGAGGCGGCATTAACCGCTGACGATGCCGCTAAGTATTTTAATGACTATTTACTGGCGATAGAGTCAGTAGGCAGCAATAACCTGGCTAAGAAAACCGCTACAAAAGCGTGTCATCACCCAGCGCCATCCATTTCCATTAAATTATCTGCTTTACATCCGCGCTATGAAGTGGCTAACCAACAACGTGTGTTAACGGAACTGCATGATACTTTGCTCAAATTACTGTCTAGGGCAATAGCGTTAGATGTGGCTATTACTATTGATGCAGAAGAGGCTGACCGTTTAGAGCTCTCTCTTAAGTTATTTGAAAAAGTGTATAACAATGAACAAGTAAAAGGTTGGGGCAAGTTTGGTTTAGTGATTCAAGCCTACTCGAAACGCTGTTTGCCAGTGTTGGTATGGGTGAATGCGTTGGCGAAAGAGCAAGGAGATATCATTCCATTGCGTTTGGTGAAAGGAGCGTATTGGGATAGTGAAATTAAATGGTCTCAACAGGGAGGGTACGCTAACTACCCTGTATTTACGCGTAAAGAAGCCACTGATATGTCTTACTTGGCTTGTGCTCGTTTTTTGTTAAGCGAAGGAGTACGAGGCAATATTTTCCCTCAATTTGCCAGTCACAATGCTCATACAGTGACGGCGATTGCTGAAATGGCTGAGCATTCAGATTACGAGTTTCAGCGTCTACATGGCATGGGTGACTCCCTTTATCATCATGTAATGGAGAAATACGCGCAGCCTGTGCGTATTTATGCTCCTGTAGGGAGCCATAAAGATCTTCTTCCTTATTTGGTGCGCCGCCTTCTGGAAAACGGTGCCAACAGTTCTTTCGTGCATAGATTAGTGGATGCCCGTTGCCCCGTTGAGTCATTAACCCATCATCCGGTGGATACGCTTTTAGCTAATAACACCTTGCATAACGATCACATTCCATTACCGCCACATATTTTTGACCAGCGAGCTAACTCGATGGGGATCAATATTGATGTAGATAGTGAGCTTGAGCCGTTTGACCGTCAAGTGAAAGGCTTTCTAAGTAAGCAGTGGGTAGGGGGTTCGATCATTAATGGCGAGCTTATCGACGGAACTATGATCAAGGCTGTGAAGGTGTTTGCCCCGTTTGATCGTGAGCAAGTCGTCGGTAAGATCAGTTTTGCACACCTTGATCATGTTTCCAAGGCAGTCTCTGTTGCTCAATCAGGTCTGGATACGTGGAGAAACGCGCCACTGACGCGCCGCGCTCAGTGCTTGTATACCTTAGCGGATAAGCTTGAGGAGAATTTACCGGAGTTAGTCGCTTTATGTCATATGGAAGCGGGTAAAACCATCCACGATTGTATTGATGAGGTGCGTGAGGCGGTGGATTTTTGCCGTTACTATGCCGATATGGCTAATGAACTTGGTCCTGAGTCAATACAAGGTTTTGATGGAAATTTGCAATGGTGTGAGCGGCATGGGCAGGGAGTGTTTGTTTGTATCAGCCCGTGGAACTTTCCATTAGCTATTTTCTTAGGCCAAATCACCGCAGCCTTGGTGGCAGGGAATACTGTGGTTGCTAAACCTGCAGAACAAACGAGTCTTATTGCCACCCGCACGGTTGAAATTATGTTGCAGTGCGGGTTCCCTGCGAACGTTATCCAACTGGTTACCGGGCGCGGCGCTGAGGTGGGTGCTGCGTTAACTTCTCATCCTGCCATTGCCGGGGTGGCTTTTACCGGTTCAACGGCAACGGCACATCGCATTAATTTGTCTTTAGCTGAACGTGATAGTCAACCTGTGCCATTTATTGCTGAAACGGGCGGACAAAATGCGATGATTGTGGATTCTACCGCTCTGCCTGAGCAGGTAGTGAGAGATGTGGTGCGAAGTGCGTTTGCTTCTGCTGGACAACGCTGCTCTGCGTTACGTGTCTTGTTTGTACAAAAAGACATTGCCCCGAGGATCATGGCTTTGATCCAAGGTGCAATGCAAGAGTTAAACGTTGGGGTGCCTTATTTACACAGTACCGATGTGGGGCCTGTTATTGATGAAGCTGCACAACAAAAGCTTTTACAACATATTGAAAAAATGCGGAAAACAGAAAAAGTTATTGCGCAAGTTAGTATCAGTGATGAGTGTCAAAAAGGGGTGTTTGTTGCGCCAACAGCCATCGAAATCAGTGATATTTCCTTATTAGAAGAAGAGCAATTTGGTCCAATAATGCACATTGTGCAATTTAGTGCTAATGAGTTGGCTGAAGTGGTGGAAAAAATCAATGCCACCGGTTTTGGGTTAACTATGGGGATTCACTCTCGTAACGAAACCACTTATCGTTGGATTGAACAAAATGCTCGCGTGGGTAACTGTTATATCAATCGAGATCAGGTGGGGGCAGTGGTTGGGGTTCAGCCGTTTGGTGGACAGGGCCTTTCTGGAACAGGTCCGAAAGCGGGAGGTCCTCATTATTTGTATCGATTTACACAGCATGTGTGTCGTGAACGCCATACATCTACCACGACTTTAGAGTCGCATTTCTCAGAAACGGATGATCAAGGAGTATAA